In Paralcaligenes sp. KSB-10, the following are encoded in one genomic region:
- a CDS encoding aldehyde dehydrogenase family protein, translating into MNTHYGNFIDGQWIRSDDINRNINPSDTNDVIGEYARASASQADQAVQAARNAFPRWSHTTPAARHDILARAGTEIFARREELGRLLSREEGKTLPEGIGEVTRAAQVFTFMAGEALRIGGERLSGLQEGSDAEVTREPLGVVGIISPWNFPIAIPAWKIAAALAYGNCIVFKPAELVPGCAWALVSILERAGLPPGVLNLVMGSGRTIGALLTTHRDVDAISFTGSVPTGRGIAAACVGGETMKRMQLEMGGKNPLVVLDDASLDVAVECAINGGFYSTGQRCTSSSRLIVTDAIYDRFIAAVMRRLDTLQVGHALESSTDIGPVVDERQLETDLSYIDVGRNEGATLRWGGDTLSRKTPGYFLQPALFTDVRPDMRIAREEIFGPVVAVLRVKGYDEALAVANDTEFGLSAGICTTSLKYATDFKRNAQAGIVKVNQSTSGLDYHLPFGGRKGSSYGPREQGHYAAEFYTIVKTAYSSAG; encoded by the coding sequence ATGAACACGCATTATGGCAATTTTATCGACGGCCAATGGATTCGTTCCGACGATATCAATCGCAATATCAACCCGTCGGACACTAACGACGTAATAGGAGAGTACGCACGTGCTTCGGCTTCGCAAGCCGATCAGGCCGTCCAGGCCGCGCGCAATGCGTTTCCCCGCTGGTCGCATACGACTCCCGCAGCGCGCCACGATATCCTCGCTAGGGCGGGCACGGAAATTTTTGCGCGACGCGAAGAGTTGGGGCGCCTTCTGTCGCGTGAAGAGGGCAAGACATTGCCTGAAGGCATAGGCGAAGTCACACGCGCGGCCCAGGTATTTACTTTCATGGCTGGAGAAGCGCTGCGCATTGGCGGAGAACGTTTGTCGGGCTTGCAGGAAGGCAGCGATGCAGAGGTAACGCGCGAACCCCTGGGCGTGGTGGGCATTATTTCGCCCTGGAATTTTCCTATCGCCATTCCCGCCTGGAAAATCGCCGCCGCGCTTGCCTACGGCAATTGCATTGTCTTCAAACCGGCGGAACTCGTCCCGGGCTGCGCATGGGCATTAGTTTCCATACTGGAAAGAGCCGGCCTGCCCCCCGGTGTACTCAATCTGGTCATGGGAAGTGGCCGTACCATTGGTGCCTTGCTCACTACACACAGGGATGTGGACGCCATCAGCTTTACCGGATCCGTACCTACCGGCCGCGGTATTGCCGCTGCATGCGTGGGTGGTGAAACGATGAAGCGCATGCAACTGGAAATGGGCGGGAAGAACCCCCTTGTCGTTCTGGACGATGCAAGTCTTGACGTAGCTGTGGAGTGCGCGATAAACGGTGGCTTTTATAGTACAGGCCAGCGCTGCACGTCTTCCTCGCGCCTTATTGTCACCGATGCCATATACGATCGATTTATCGCCGCAGTCATGCGGCGCCTGGATACCTTGCAGGTGGGGCATGCACTGGAATCGTCCACCGATATCGGCCCGGTAGTCGATGAGCGACAGCTGGAAACGGATCTGTCGTACATAGATGTTGGCCGCAACGAGGGCGCGACCTTGCGGTGGGGCGGCGATACGCTTTCCCGCAAGACTCCGGGCTATTTCCTGCAACCGGCACTATTTACCGACGTGCGGCCTGATATGCGGATCGCTCGTGAAGAAATCTTTGGCCCTGTGGTGGCGGTATTGCGGGTAAAGGGTTACGACGAGGCGCTTGCTGTTGCCAACGACACGGAGTTCGGCCTGTCCGCCGGTATTTGCACGACCAGTCTGAAGTACGCTACCGATTTCAAACGAAACGCCCAGGCCGGGATCGTCAAGGTAAACCAATCGACCAGTGGGCTGGATTACCATCTGCCATTCGGAGGGCGCAAAGGATCATCGTACGGCCCACGGGAACAAGGGCATTACGCCGCCGAGTTTTACACTATTGTCAAAACGGCATATAGCTCGGCCGGATGA
- a CDS encoding thiamine pyrophosphate-binding protein, giving the protein MQDIKPFPKKRIAARALVDQLRIHGVDHVFCVPGESYLAVLDALYDSDISVTVCRQEGGATMMAEAYGKLTGRPAACFVTRAPGATNATPGVHIAYHDSTPLLLFVGQIARGMRERDALQELDYRAMFRPLAKWATEIDDPDRIPEIISRAVRLSISGRPGPVVMALPEDMLVQTTGASDGQPVLPIEAYPGSNQIDQLRILLMQAERPLIVLGGSRWTAESVRQLADIAGQWQIPVAVTLRRQMLFPTDHPSFIGDLGFGPDPKLVQHVKRSDLVLLIGSRMSEVPSQGYTLFDIPVPEQTLVHVYPDPSELGRVYSPDLAINASPPAFIDALLGLDLPKSASRAEYLESGRRQYLSWSDPSQIRSPGRLQMARIMSFLDSRLPDDAIICNGAGNYATWVHRFYRFRKFGTQLAPTSGSMGYGVPAAVAAKRILPERTVIAFAGDGCFLMNGQEFATAVQYGLAIIVILVDNGMFGTIRMHQEREYPGRVSATQLHNPDFSAYAQAFGGHGERVESTDEFPDAFERALASKKPAIIHCLIDPEAINPSYTLASVRESAIAAGR; this is encoded by the coding sequence ATGCAAGACATAAAGCCTTTTCCAAAAAAACGTATCGCGGCCCGGGCACTGGTCGATCAACTACGCATCCATGGCGTGGACCATGTGTTCTGCGTGCCTGGCGAAAGTTATTTGGCGGTGCTTGACGCTTTGTATGATTCGGATATCAGTGTCACGGTGTGCCGCCAGGAAGGCGGGGCGACAATGATGGCCGAGGCCTATGGGAAACTGACTGGGCGCCCCGCGGCGTGTTTTGTGACCCGGGCGCCCGGGGCCACGAACGCGACTCCCGGTGTGCATATTGCTTACCACGATTCCACGCCTTTACTGCTTTTCGTTGGGCAGATAGCGCGTGGCATGCGCGAAAGGGATGCGCTGCAAGAACTGGATTACCGCGCCATGTTCAGGCCGCTGGCAAAATGGGCTACAGAAATCGACGACCCGGACCGCATCCCCGAGATTATCTCCCGTGCTGTTCGCTTATCCATATCCGGGCGCCCCGGGCCTGTCGTCATGGCCTTGCCCGAAGATATGCTGGTGCAGACCACCGGCGCCAGCGACGGCCAGCCGGTATTGCCCATAGAAGCCTATCCCGGCTCCAACCAGATCGATCAGCTGCGCATACTATTGATGCAGGCCGAACGCCCATTGATTGTGCTCGGAGGCTCACGCTGGACAGCGGAATCGGTCAGGCAACTGGCCGATATCGCCGGGCAGTGGCAAATTCCCGTCGCTGTGACGTTGCGGCGCCAGATGCTTTTCCCGACTGATCATCCAAGCTTTATAGGTGATCTTGGTTTTGGCCCTGATCCGAAACTGGTGCAACACGTGAAACGCAGCGACCTGGTTTTGCTGATCGGCAGTCGTATGTCAGAGGTGCCCAGCCAGGGCTATACGCTTTTCGATATTCCCGTGCCGGAACAGACTTTGGTGCATGTTTATCCGGACCCGAGTGAGTTGGGGCGGGTTTATAGTCCCGATCTGGCCATTAACGCAAGCCCGCCTGCATTCATCGATGCCTTGTTGGGGCTGGATTTACCCAAGTCGGCGTCGCGAGCCGAATATCTGGAAAGCGGCCGGCGCCAGTATTTGTCCTGGAGCGACCCATCACAGATCCGGTCGCCGGGGCGGCTGCAAATGGCCCGTATCATGAGCTTCCTGGATAGCCGCCTGCCTGATGACGCCATAATATGCAATGGCGCTGGAAACTACGCCACCTGGGTGCATCGCTTTTACCGTTTTCGCAAATTCGGCACACAATTGGCGCCGACCTCGGGATCCATGGGGTATGGCGTCCCGGCTGCGGTGGCAGCCAAGCGTATTTTGCCGGAAAGGACGGTTATCGCCTTTGCCGGCGACGGGTGTTTCTTGATGAATGGCCAGGAATTCGCCACAGCGGTGCAATACGGCCTGGCGATTATCGTTATCCTTGTCGACAACGGTATGTTCGGCACGATTCGCATGCACCAGGAACGGGAATATCCGGGGCGCGTCAGTGCAACCCAGCTGCACAACCCCGATTTTTCCGCCTACGCCCAAGCTTTTGGCGGCCATGGCGAAAGAGTGGAAAGCACCGATGAATTTCCCGATGCATTCGAGCGGGCGCTGGCATCGAAAAAGCCCGCCATCATTCACTGCCTGATCGACCCCGAGGCGATCAACCCCTCTTATACGCTGGCCTCTGTACGCGAATCGGCGATAGCCGCCGGCCGTTAG
- a CDS encoding LysR family transcriptional regulator, giving the protein MDFRHLQQFVVLAETLNFRRAAEKLHMSQPPLSVSIRKLESDVGVALFTRGKDGVKLTESGEAALVDARRALFHAEQFRQMAQAASTGDGGILRVGFVGSTTHFILPKLLTQFRQRYPGVQLVLREATSIRIMQELEEETLDVGVVRVPVSSHAGTRLLSLHTEHFVLAMPKMHPLVQRASLQLKDLSEEGFILYTATDAAGLRMAAIHACQLRGFTPRVVQEAVQVQTVLSLVEVGLGVALVPSISRRFASTQIVYKTLSDFPDSASIGISVAWNPSAEIAAVRNFREVAEHVFPQ; this is encoded by the coding sequence ATGGACTTCCGACATCTTCAGCAATTCGTGGTTCTCGCCGAAACCTTGAACTTTCGCCGCGCGGCGGAAAAGCTGCACATGTCGCAGCCGCCCTTGTCCGTTTCCATCCGCAAGCTCGAGTCGGACGTAGGAGTCGCGTTATTCACGCGCGGAAAAGACGGCGTAAAACTGACCGAAAGCGGTGAAGCCGCGCTGGTGGACGCTCGCAGAGCCTTGTTTCATGCCGAGCAATTTCGCCAGATGGCCCAGGCGGCCTCCACCGGCGACGGAGGGATTCTTCGCGTGGGGTTCGTTGGCTCTACAACTCATTTCATACTGCCCAAGCTGCTGACTCAATTTCGCCAACGCTATCCGGGAGTGCAACTGGTTCTTCGCGAAGCAACGTCGATTCGCATCATGCAGGAACTGGAAGAGGAAACACTGGACGTGGGCGTCGTGCGCGTACCCGTTTCGTCTCATGCGGGCACGCGCCTGCTGTCTTTGCATACCGAGCATTTCGTGCTGGCAATGCCAAAAATGCATCCGCTGGTACAGCGCGCTTCGCTGCAACTGAAAGACTTGTCGGAAGAAGGCTTTATTCTGTACACCGCAACAGACGCCGCGGGCCTGCGCATGGCGGCGATCCACGCCTGCCAATTACGCGGCTTTACACCCCGCGTGGTGCAGGAAGCCGTGCAAGTTCAAACGGTGCTAAGCCTGGTAGAGGTGGGGCTGGGCGTAGCGCTGGTGCCATCGATCAGCCGCCGCTTTGCCAGTACGCAGATTGTGTATAAAACCTTATCCGATTTCCCCGATAGCGCATCGATCGGCATTTCAGTAGCCTGGAACCCCAGCGCAGAAATTGCCGCCGTACGCAACTTCCGTGAAGTGGCCGAACATGTCTTTCCCCAGTAG
- a CDS encoding CaiB/BaiF CoA-transferase family protein: protein MTEQQAATGAAVGQGAAPLEGIRVLDLSRVLAGPWCTQTLADLGAEVWKIEAPGQGDDTRSWLPPDLDGESTYFMCANRSKQSVAINLKHSEGQALVRRLAQEADILVENYRLGTLAKFGLDYETLAELNPRLIYCSISGYGRTGPRAAEPGYDFVIQAESGLMAITGEVGGEPMKLGVAITDLVTGMNAVQAILAALLARGHSGKGQLIDLALLDGAVNVLANIGMGYLAAQHRPGRFGNGHPTVVPYQIVSSSDGRFALAVGNDAQFAALCGVLRRPELAQDNRYCSNRQRVLNRDTLLRELEGVLVTQSNSYWLEKIRAAGIPAGSVRDVPEALDAPEIKARGLIVDTPDGRHGSIRLMRSPLNLRGTPPRAPTAPPRLGEHTDAVLKNILRASSEQISLWRGSGVIE from the coding sequence ATGACGGAGCAGCAGGCAGCAACAGGGGCCGCCGTGGGGCAGGGTGCCGCGCCACTTGAAGGAATCCGGGTTCTTGATTTAAGCCGTGTGCTGGCGGGTCCCTGGTGTACGCAGACGCTGGCCGATCTGGGGGCCGAAGTCTGGAAGATAGAAGCTCCTGGGCAAGGCGACGACACACGCAGTTGGCTGCCGCCCGATCTGGACGGGGAGTCGACCTATTTCATGTGCGCCAACCGCAGTAAACAATCTGTGGCAATCAATTTGAAGCACAGCGAAGGCCAGGCCCTGGTGCGTCGGCTCGCGCAAGAGGCGGACATTCTGGTCGAGAATTATCGATTAGGCACGCTGGCCAAATTCGGGCTGGATTACGAAACCCTGGCGGAGCTCAATCCGCGATTGATCTACTGTTCGATCTCGGGCTATGGCCGTACGGGGCCGCGCGCCGCTGAGCCAGGGTACGATTTTGTGATTCAGGCCGAAAGCGGCCTGATGGCGATAACGGGCGAGGTGGGCGGCGAACCGATGAAGCTGGGTGTTGCCATTACCGACCTGGTTACGGGCATGAATGCAGTACAGGCCATTCTTGCCGCGCTGCTTGCGCGTGGACACAGCGGAAAGGGGCAGTTGATCGATCTGGCCTTATTGGACGGGGCGGTAAACGTGCTGGCCAATATCGGCATGGGTTATTTGGCTGCGCAGCATCGGCCCGGACGCTTTGGCAACGGACACCCCACAGTCGTGCCCTATCAAATCGTTTCAAGCTCGGATGGCCGCTTTGCCCTGGCCGTGGGCAACGATGCGCAATTCGCCGCATTGTGCGGCGTATTGCGCCGGCCCGAGCTGGCGCAGGATAACCGCTATTGCAGCAATCGCCAGCGTGTGTTGAACCGGGACACCTTATTGCGGGAACTGGAAGGCGTGTTGGTGACGCAGTCCAATTCCTATTGGCTGGAAAAAATCCGGGCCGCCGGTATTCCTGCGGGCTCTGTCAGGGATGTGCCGGAAGCGCTGGATGCGCCGGAAATAAAAGCCCGGGGGCTTATTGTCGATACACCCGACGGGCGCCACGGCAGTATACGGCTTATGCGTTCGCCCCTGAATTTGCGGGGTACGCCACCACGCGCACCTACGGCGCCGCCAAGGCTGGGGGAGCATACCGATGCGGTGCTAAAAAACATCCTGCGGGCTTCGTCCGAGCAGATTTCCTTATGGCGGGGCAGTGGTGTAATAGAATAG
- a CDS encoding acyl-CoA dehydrogenase: MDDIFGDSIERLFAQIVTPAAIRAIEEGASIDALWQALEDSGFLDALVPESSGGAGLTLAQVFPLFLSAGRHAIPVPFAQTMLARAWLHHVRAPIPKGPITIAAFGMRSGENSISGSAVSFGRTAQWVLADLGSQIVLLPTRGADLESELIADPASLDVAMRWKGPRAANGISGETHPCAKLAEISAVCHASLIAGAADKALALTLDYAGQRTQFGKPIGKFQAVQSQISIMAERTWAARMAAQMACNSTNWWPRPLLAAVGKSRASEAAAVIADIAHAVHGALGITQEYDLQLYTRRLRQWRLAAGNETYWAGRIGEALLRKTSSSALAFICSELSAERL; the protein is encoded by the coding sequence ATGGACGATATTTTTGGCGATTCGATCGAGCGCTTGTTTGCTCAAATCGTTACGCCCGCCGCAATACGCGCCATCGAAGAAGGCGCCAGCATTGACGCTTTATGGCAAGCACTGGAGGACTCCGGATTTCTCGACGCGCTCGTGCCGGAGTCATCGGGCGGTGCCGGCCTGACGCTGGCCCAGGTGTTCCCCTTGTTTTTGTCCGCGGGCCGGCATGCCATACCGGTGCCTTTTGCACAAACCATGCTGGCGCGCGCTTGGCTGCACCATGTCCGGGCGCCGATACCAAAAGGGCCTATTACCATTGCCGCTTTCGGCATGCGTTCCGGCGAAAATTCCATAAGCGGCAGCGCCGTTTCATTTGGCCGTACGGCCCAATGGGTGCTGGCCGACCTTGGCAGTCAAATTGTGTTGCTGCCCACCCGGGGAGCGGACCTTGAGTCTGAGTTGATTGCGGACCCTGCCAGCCTGGATGTGGCCATGCGCTGGAAAGGGCCGCGCGCGGCAAACGGGATAAGCGGAGAGACTCATCCATGCGCCAAGCTGGCCGAAATTTCTGCGGTGTGCCACGCCTCATTGATTGCCGGTGCGGCGGATAAAGCCTTGGCCTTGACGCTGGATTACGCCGGCCAGCGCACCCAGTTCGGCAAACCCATAGGCAAGTTCCAGGCGGTCCAGAGTCAGATAAGCATTATGGCCGAGCGTACATGGGCCGCCCGCATGGCGGCGCAAATGGCCTGCAATAGCACCAACTGGTGGCCGCGCCCTTTGCTGGCCGCTGTCGGAAAGAGCCGGGCCAGTGAAGCCGCCGCTGTGATCGCCGACATTGCCCATGCGGTGCATGGCGCGTTGGGCATCACCCAGGAGTATGACCTGCAGTTATATACGCGGCGCTTGCGCCAATGGCGACTGGCTGCAGGTAATGAAACCTATTGGGCTGGCCGTATCGGCGAGGCGCTGTTGCGGAAAACCTCGAGCTCGGCGCTCGCATTCATTTGCAGCGAACTTTCAGCGGAACGCTTATGA
- a CDS encoding acyl-CoA dehydrogenase family protein encodes MIDTLELIEIPAEDEALRTEIRSFLSDALAGLAPDIRARSWMGFDADFSRKLAQRGWLGITLPPQYGGAGKSAFARFVLSEELLGVGAPVSAHWIADRQSGPLILKYGTEAQKSFYLPRICKAEAFFCIGMSEPDSGSDLASIRTKAVRNQAGWLLSGSKIWTTNAQHSDYMIALVRTSGTTADRYKGLSQIIVDLKLPGVSVRPINDMAGDAHFSEVFFEDVQCPDDALIGVEGDGWAQVNAELAFERSGPERLYSSMVLLETWLAHCRFNDAGNAVAAATLGQIVSWLAVLRAMSLSLTAKLAKGESPAIEATLVKDLGTEIEQAIPRLIGEVLGSAPDAPVSASLLKTLAYLEQLAPSFSLRGGTREILRGIIARGLGLR; translated from the coding sequence ATGATAGATACGCTTGAGCTTATTGAAATTCCGGCTGAAGACGAAGCCTTGCGCACTGAAATACGCTCATTTCTGAGTGACGCCCTGGCTGGGTTGGCGCCGGATATTCGGGCGCGGTCCTGGATGGGATTCGATGCCGATTTCAGCCGCAAACTGGCACAGCGAGGCTGGCTTGGAATAACGCTTCCCCCGCAATACGGGGGCGCGGGCAAGAGCGCCTTCGCCCGTTTTGTACTTTCCGAAGAGCTGCTTGGCGTTGGCGCACCGGTTTCGGCCCATTGGATAGCCGATCGTCAAAGCGGGCCGTTAATCCTGAAATACGGTACCGAGGCGCAAAAATCTTTTTACCTGCCGCGAATCTGCAAGGCCGAGGCTTTCTTTTGCATAGGAATGAGCGAGCCCGATTCGGGCTCCGATCTTGCCAGCATCAGGACCAAAGCCGTACGCAACCAGGCAGGCTGGCTGCTGAGTGGAAGCAAGATCTGGACTACCAATGCACAGCACTCGGACTACATGATTGCATTGGTCCGTACCTCGGGCACGACTGCGGACCGGTACAAGGGTTTGTCGCAAATCATTGTCGACTTGAAGCTTCCCGGGGTAAGCGTACGTCCCATAAACGACATGGCCGGCGATGCGCATTTTTCGGAAGTTTTTTTCGAAGATGTGCAGTGCCCCGACGATGCATTGATCGGGGTAGAGGGCGACGGTTGGGCCCAGGTCAATGCCGAATTGGCTTTCGAACGCAGCGGGCCCGAACGCTTGTATTCGAGCATGGTCTTGCTTGAAACCTGGCTTGCGCATTGCCGGTTCAACGACGCAGGCAATGCCGTGGCGGCGGCAACGCTGGGTCAAATTGTGTCGTGGCTGGCTGTGTTGCGGGCAATGTCCCTATCGTTGACGGCCAAGCTGGCCAAAGGGGAAAGCCCGGCTATCGAGGCCACCCTGGTCAAGGATCTCGGAACTGAAATAGAACAGGCTATCCCGCGGCTTATTGGCGAGGTCCTGGGCTCGGCGCCTGATGCGCCTGTGTCCGCGTCGTTGCTGAAAACCCTGGCTTACCTGGAGCAATTGGCCCCCTCATTTTCGCTTCGCGGGGGAACTCGTGAAATCCTGCGTGGCATCATTGCGCGCGGTCTAGGGCTGCGATAA
- a CDS encoding crotonase/enoyl-CoA hydratase family protein codes for MDPILHFEQDERGIVTLTMDHNETRNALTGNNMVKEFLAAIQRIETDHAVRAVIITGAGKVFSSGGNIAEMERQLKPEFPSPALRHEYREGIQRLPLALHNLEVPTIAAINGPAIGAGFDLACMCDIRIASDRAVFAESFVKLGIIPGDGGAWFLPRLIGMSRAAEMTLTGDPIDVAQAVQWGLVSKAVPAEELLAECRKMALRIVANPSDAIRMSKRLLREGQHSRLDTLLELSAAFQAMAHKSEDHATAVRAFMQKRAQKK; via the coding sequence ATGGACCCAATACTGCATTTCGAACAAGACGAGCGCGGCATCGTGACACTGACGATGGACCACAATGAAACTCGCAATGCGCTCACAGGCAACAATATGGTCAAGGAATTTCTTGCGGCGATCCAGCGTATAGAAACCGACCACGCGGTGCGTGCTGTAATCATCACCGGCGCCGGCAAGGTTTTTTCTTCCGGCGGAAATATTGCCGAAATGGAAAGACAGCTCAAACCCGAATTCCCCAGCCCGGCATTGCGCCATGAGTACCGGGAAGGCATACAACGCCTTCCCCTGGCCTTGCATAATCTGGAAGTGCCCACCATTGCCGCAATCAACGGACCGGCTATCGGAGCCGGATTCGATCTGGCCTGCATGTGCGACATACGCATCGCGTCCGACCGTGCCGTATTCGCCGAAAGTTTCGTCAAGCTGGGCATTATCCCGGGGGATGGCGGCGCCTGGTTCCTGCCCCGGCTCATAGGCATGTCGCGCGCGGCCGAAATGACACTTACCGGCGATCCGATAGATGTCGCGCAAGCCGTGCAATGGGGCCTGGTTTCAAAAGCTGTGCCGGCGGAAGAATTACTGGCCGAATGCCGCAAAATGGCGCTGCGAATCGTCGCCAACCCAAGCGATGCAATCCGGATGAGCAAGCGCTTGCTGCGCGAAGGCCAGCATAGCCGGCTCGATACCCTGCTGGAGCTATCGGCAGCCTTTCAGGCGATGGCGCACAAATCCGAAGACCACGCGACCGCAGTGCGGGCATTCATGCAAAAGCGCGCCCAAAAGAAATGA
- a CDS encoding mandelate racemase/muconate lactonizing enzyme family protein has translation MNILSIEAIPVSIPYQHDGAPTGFGGTVWSRLSYLLVKVQTDDGLTGWGEAFGYNVIPSTIKALEEVVRPLALGKDASDISALMAALKKPLHIFGRSGPVQYALSGLDIALWDLAGKRAGVSVAQLLGQRVRDTVPAYKSFMRLSDPAVVSRACERALKQGFGSLKLHEITVDAVASARGAIGDDVNLMLDVNCEWSADQAIRMATQLVPYKLKWLEEPVWPPEDLPGLARLREAVDIPLALGENLANAVSFEPLLAAGSVDYFQPSVTKMGGISEFGAVAELARQYHRQMAPHSPYFGPGLLATLQLAGAYGGIGGIEVFGVQLEAPLFGDVGLPGADGTIGIPNGPGLGCDPDPQVVKRYRI, from the coding sequence ATGAATATTCTTTCGATTGAAGCAATACCCGTATCCATTCCGTATCAGCATGACGGCGCGCCTACCGGCTTTGGAGGGACTGTCTGGTCCCGTCTTTCCTATCTGCTGGTGAAGGTCCAGACCGACGATGGCCTTACAGGGTGGGGCGAGGCGTTCGGCTACAACGTTATTCCATCGACCATAAAGGCTCTGGAAGAGGTGGTGCGCCCATTGGCTTTGGGGAAAGATGCAAGCGATATTTCCGCGTTGATGGCGGCCCTGAAAAAGCCCTTGCATATTTTTGGACGCAGCGGTCCGGTGCAATATGCATTAAGCGGCCTGGACATTGCCTTATGGGACCTGGCCGGAAAACGTGCCGGCGTTTCGGTGGCGCAGTTGCTGGGGCAGAGGGTACGCGATACTGTTCCCGCCTACAAAAGCTTTATGCGCCTGTCTGATCCGGCGGTTGTCTCGCGCGCGTGCGAGCGCGCGCTAAAGCAGGGGTTCGGCAGCCTGAAACTGCATGAGATTACGGTGGACGCGGTTGCGTCCGCCCGTGGCGCCATTGGCGACGACGTGAACCTGATGCTGGACGTCAATTGCGAGTGGAGCGCCGATCAGGCCATACGGATGGCTACGCAACTGGTTCCATACAAGCTCAAATGGCTGGAAGAACCCGTATGGCCGCCCGAAGACTTGCCGGGTCTGGCCCGTTTGCGCGAGGCCGTCGATATCCCGCTCGCTCTGGGCGAGAACCTCGCAAATGCGGTGTCGTTCGAGCCTTTGCTGGCAGCGGGAAGTGTGGATTATTTCCAGCCCAGTGTGACCAAAATGGGGGGCATCAGCGAATTTGGCGCGGTTGCCGAGCTGGCTCGGCAATATCACCGCCAGATGGCGCCTCACTCGCCTTATTTCGGTCCGGGCCTGCTGGCCACCTTGCAATTGGCTGGCGCATATGGCGGCATAGGGGGTATTGAAGTTTTTGGCGTCCAGCTGGAAGCCCCTTTGTTCGGCGATGTAGGCCTGCCCGGCGCGGACGGCACTATAGGCATTCCCAACGGCCCAGGCCTGGGGTGCGATCCCGACCCGCAAGTGGTCAAGCGCTATCGAATTTAA